In Silene latifolia isolate original U9 population chromosome 3, ASM4854445v1, whole genome shotgun sequence, a single window of DNA contains:
- the LOC141647947 gene encoding stress-response A/B barrel domain-containing protein At5g22580: MGEFKHLVVAKFKEGVVVDDIIKGMQDLVSDVDSVKSFEWGQDVESHEMLRQGFTHSFLMSFDNKEDFIAFMSHPKHVEFSSTFSAAIEKVVLLDFSRVLAKPIKPAVPEVPPAAETPAPPA; encoded by the exons ATGGGGGAGTTTAAGCATTTAGTAGTGGCTAAGTTCAAAGAGGGTGTTGTTGTTGATGACATTATCAAAGGGATGCAAGATCTTGTCTCCGATGTTGATTCTGTCAAGTCTTTTGAGTG GGGACAAGATGTAGAGAGCCACGAAATGCTTAGGCAAGGATTTACACACTCATTTCTTATGTCATTTGATAACAAGGAAGATTTCATTGCATTCATGTCTCATCCTAAACATGTTGAGTTTTCATCCACATTTTCCGCTGCTATTGAGAAAGTTGTTCTCCTCGACTTCTCTAGAGTCCTTGCCAAGCCTATCAAGCCAGCTGTGCCGGAAGTCCCACCAGCGGCGGAAACTCCTGCTCCTCCagcataa